The Thermodesulfobacteriota bacterium DNA window GACGGGGTCCGGGGGGTCGTTTTCTAGGACTACAGGAAGGGGATCCACACCGCGGAGCTGGTGCGGGAGGCTACCCGGGCGGCGCGGGCGAAGGGGATCTTCGTGGCCGTCGATCCGAAGCAGACCGATTTCGCCTGCTACCGGGGGTGCAATCTCATCACTCCCAACAGGATGGAGGCGCAGGCGGCCCTGGGTGGGCGGGAGCTGCGTTCGGACCTCGACGTGTGGGAAGGGGGAAAGGAACTGCTCCGGAAAGCCGGGGCGGATGCCGTCCTCATCACACGGGGCGAGGACGGGATGACGCTGGTGGAGCGCGGGAAGAA harbors:
- a CDS encoding PfkB family carbohydrate kinase; translation: MREATRAARAKGIFVAVDPKQTDFACYRGCNLITPNRMEAQAALGGRELRSDLDVWEGGKELLRKAGADAVLITRGEDGMTLVERGKKACFHIPAIARQVFDVTGAGDTVIGTLAACLAVGAPLREAAMLSNVAASVVVGEVGTSPITAEKLLRAVRAYGKNGG